A window of Selenomonas ruminantium subsp. lactilytica TAM6421 contains these coding sequences:
- a CDS encoding O-acetylhomoserine aminocarboxypropyltransferase/cysteine synthase family protein, protein MSQYKFETLQLHVGQEQPDPATDARAVPIYQTTSYVFRNSQHAADRFGLADAGNIYGRLTNSTQDVLEKRIAALEGGSAALAVASGAAAITYTIQALAANGGHIVAQKTIYGGSYNLLAHTLPQYGVETTFVDAHNLAEVEGAIKENTRAIYLETLGNPNSDIPDIDAIAEIAHKHGLPLVIDNTFGTPYLIRPIEHGADIVVHSATKFIGGHGTTLGGIIVEAGKFDWKKSGKYAGIADPNPSYHGVSFYDAVGPAAFVTYIRAILLRDTGATISPFNAFLLLQGVETLSLRLDRHAENTKKVVEFLSKHPQVAKVNHPSLPDHPDHALYEKYFPNGGASIFTFEIKGGKEAAWKFIDNLEIFSLLANVADVKSLVIHPASTTHSQLTDEELADQGITQSTIRLSIGTEHIDDIIADLEKGFAAAK, encoded by the coding sequence ATGAGCCAGTACAAATTTGAGACTTTACAGCTGCATGTGGGACAGGAACAGCCGGATCCGGCAACGGATGCCCGTGCGGTACCTATTTACCAGACGACTTCTTATGTATTCCGTAACAGCCAGCATGCTGCTGATCGTTTCGGCCTTGCCGATGCCGGTAACATCTACGGCCGCCTGACCAACTCCACCCAGGATGTTCTGGAAAAACGCATCGCTGCTCTGGAAGGCGGCAGCGCAGCTCTCGCGGTTGCATCTGGTGCTGCTGCTATCACCTACACGATTCAGGCACTTGCTGCAAACGGCGGCCATATCGTAGCACAGAAAACCATCTACGGCGGCAGCTACAACCTGCTGGCTCACACCCTGCCCCAGTATGGCGTAGAAACCACTTTCGTGGATGCCCATAATCTGGCAGAAGTGGAAGGGGCCATCAAGGAAAACACCAGAGCCATCTATTTGGAAACCCTGGGCAACCCCAACAGCGATATTCCCGATATCGATGCTATCGCCGAAATCGCCCATAAACATGGCCTGCCGCTGGTTATCGACAATACCTTCGGCACCCCGTACCTCATTCGTCCGATTGAACATGGTGCGGATATCGTGGTTCATTCGGCAACGAAGTTCATCGGCGGTCATGGCACCACCTTGGGCGGCATCATCGTTGAGGCCGGCAAGTTCGACTGGAAGAAGAGTGGCAAATACGCCGGCATCGCAGATCCGAACCCCAGCTACCATGGCGTATCCTTCTATGATGCAGTTGGCCCAGCTGCTTTCGTTACTTACATCCGTGCTATCCTGCTCCGCGACACCGGTGCAACGATTTCTCCCTTCAATGCCTTCCTGCTGCTGCAGGGTGTGGAAACTCTCTCCCTGCGCCTTGACCGTCATGCAGAGAACACCAAGAAGGTTGTGGAATTCCTCAGCAAGCATCCGCAGGTGGCTAAGGTCAACCATCCGTCCCTGCCGGATCATCCGGACCATGCCCTCTATGAGAAATACTTCCCCAACGGCGGGGCTTCCATCTTCACCTTTGAAATCAAGGGAGGCAAGGAAGCAGCCTGGAAGTTCATCGATAATCTGGAAATCTTCTCCCTGCTGGCCAATGTAGCTGACGTGAAGAGCCTGGTCATCCATCCGGCTTCCACCACGCACTCCCAGCTGACGGACGAGGAACTGGCAGATCAGGGCATTACCCAGAGCACCATCCGCCTGTCCATCGGCACGGAACATATCGATGACATCATCGCAGATCTGGAAAAAGGTTTTGCCGCTGCCAAATAA
- the cysK gene encoding cysteine synthase A, translating into MAKIYNSVTELIGNTPLLKANNFIKDNDLQANILVKLEYLNPAGSVKDRIAKAMIEQAEKEGKINKDTVIIEPTSGNTGIGLASFAAARGYKAILTMPETMSVERRNLLKAYGAQIVLTDGAKGMKGAIAKAEELAKETPNAFIPSQFTNQANPAIHEATTGPEIWQDADGQVDAFIAGVGTGGTLTGVGRYLKKQKSDVHVVAVEPESSPVLSQGTAGPHKIQGIGAGFVPETLDTKVYDEVLPISNEDAFKFGRQFAHSEGVLVGISAGAALAAAVQLAKRPEFAGKNIVVLLPDTGDRYLSTELFND; encoded by the coding sequence ATGGCAAAGATTTACAACAGTGTTACGGAGCTTATCGGCAATACGCCGTTATTGAAAGCAAATAATTTCATCAAGGACAATGACCTGCAGGCCAATATCCTGGTCAAGCTGGAATATCTGAATCCGGCAGGCAGCGTCAAGGACCGCATTGCCAAGGCCATGATCGAGCAGGCAGAAAAAGAAGGCAAGATCAATAAGGATACGGTCATCATCGAGCCGACCAGTGGCAACACGGGCATTGGCCTGGCCAGCTTCGCTGCTGCCCGCGGCTACAAGGCCATCCTGACTATGCCGGAAACCATGAGCGTAGAGCGCCGCAACCTGCTGAAGGCTTATGGCGCGCAGATTGTGCTGACCGATGGGGCCAAGGGCATGAAGGGCGCCATTGCCAAAGCTGAGGAACTGGCCAAGGAAACGCCGAACGCGTTCATTCCTTCCCAGTTCACCAATCAGGCTAACCCCGCCATCCATGAAGCAACTACCGGCCCGGAAATCTGGCAGGATGCTGACGGCCAGGTGGATGCCTTCATCGCCGGTGTCGGCACAGGCGGTACCCTTACGGGGGTGGGCCGTTATCTCAAGAAGCAGAAGTCTGATGTCCATGTGGTGGCCGTAGAGCCGGAAAGCTCGCCGGTGCTCAGTCAGGGCACGGCCGGCCCCCACAAGATCCAGGGCATTGGCGCAGGCTTTGTGCCGGAAACGCTGGACACGAAGGTCTATGATGAGGTCCTGCCCATCAGCAACGAGGATGCCTTCAAGTTCGGCCGTCAGTTCGCCCATAGCGAAGGCGTGCTGGTGGGTATCTCCGCCGGTGCTGCCCTGGCTGCTGCCGTGCAGCTGGCCAAGCGTCCGGAATTTGCGGGCAAGAACATCGTGGTCCTGCTGCCGGATACAGGCGATCGCTATCTCTCCACGGAACTCTTCAACGACTAA
- the cbiT gene encoding precorrin-6Y C5,15-methyltransferase (decarboxylating) subunit CbiT — MDFLGIADEEFIRQDVPMTKQEIRILSLVKAQIAPDAVVYDIGAGTGSISIEAARMAPQGEVYAIERETAGINLIRANAANFAVSNVRVIQAEAPDGLADLPEADAILIGGSGSRLPEILAAVTPKLKAKGRLVLNCITVQTLMQCIEFMREHSDIYVYEAIQVQVTRLQQVGTYDMAKANNPIYIVTCWKK; from the coding sequence ATGGATTTTCTGGGAATTGCCGATGAAGAATTTATCCGTCAGGATGTGCCGATGACCAAGCAGGAAATCCGGATTCTGAGCCTCGTAAAGGCGCAGATTGCTCCGGATGCGGTTGTTTATGATATCGGTGCAGGCACTGGTTCCATTTCCATTGAAGCGGCCAGGATGGCGCCGCAGGGGGAGGTTTATGCCATTGAGCGGGAAACGGCTGGCATCAATCTGATCCGGGCCAATGCCGCCAATTTTGCCGTGAGCAATGTGCGGGTAATCCAGGCGGAGGCTCCGGATGGATTAGCTGATCTGCCGGAAGCAGATGCTATCCTGATCGGTGGCAGCGGCAGCCGGCTGCCGGAGATTTTGGCGGCAGTAACGCCCAAACTGAAGGCCAAAGGCCGCTTAGTGCTGAATTGCATTACGGTGCAGACGCTGATGCAGTGTATTGAGTTCATGCGGGAGCACTCCGATATCTATGTTTATGAAGCGATACAGGTGCAGGTAACCAGGTTGCAGCAGGTGGGAACTTACGATATGGCGAAGGCTAACAATCCGATTTACATCGTCACCTGCTGGAAAAAATAA
- the cobM gene encoding precorrin-4 C(11)-methyltransferase, which yields MVHIVGAGPGDPELITVKGAKYLKEADVVIYAGSLVNPALLDLCREDAQIHNSASMTLDEVVETIEQAEKEGKMTVRLHTGDPSVYGAIQEQMDAFKKKGIDFDIVPGVSSCFATAAALQQEYTLPGISQTVIITRNEGRTPVPEAEKLRSLAQHQSTMCIYLSITMLDKVVEELMAGGYPADTPIAIVQRASWPEQKIVRGTLQTIVKDIEGKDIDRTAMIVVSHCLGADYDLSRLYAPEFSHMFRKAVK from the coding sequence ATGGTACATATTGTGGGAGCAGGCCCGGGAGATCCGGAGCTGATTACGGTCAAGGGCGCTAAGTATCTGAAGGAAGCGGATGTCGTTATCTATGCGGGTTCATTGGTGAACCCGGCGTTGTTGGATCTTTGCCGCGAGGATGCGCAGATTCATAACTCCGCCTCCATGACGCTGGATGAAGTGGTGGAAACCATTGAACAGGCGGAAAAAGAAGGCAAGATGACGGTGCGCCTGCATACGGGAGATCCTTCCGTTTACGGCGCCATTCAGGAACAGATGGATGCATTCAAAAAGAAAGGCATTGACTTTGATATTGTTCCGGGGGTCAGCTCCTGCTTTGCCACGGCGGCAGCCCTGCAGCAGGAATATACCCTGCCGGGCATCAGCCAGACGGTGATCATCACCCGCAACGAGGGCCGCACGCCGGTGCCGGAGGCGGAAAAACTCCGCAGCCTGGCCCAGCATCAGTCTACCATGTGCATTTACCTGTCCATCACCATGCTGGACAAGGTGGTGGAAGAATTGATGGCAGGGGGCTATCCTGCTGATACGCCCATTGCCATCGTGCAGCGGGCTTCCTGGCCGGAACAGAAGATCGTGCGGGGCACGCTCCAGACGATTGTCAAGGATATTGAGGGCAAAGATATTGACCGTACGGCCATGATCGTGGTCAGCCATTGCCTGGGGGCAGATTATGACCTGTCCCGCCTCTACGCGCCGGAGTTTTCTCATATGTTCCGAAAGGCTGTGAAGTGA
- a CDS encoding cobalt-precorrin 5A hydrolase → MRLACMALTEQGLQLAQTIRQCLDQYVDIYVSEKLAPDDASKKKLQVYTFHKLSEAVENNFTAYEGLIFVMATGIVVRTLAPLLKDKLTDPAVVVFDEQGKHGISLLSGHVGGANELTRQLCQAIGAGPVITTATDVNELLAPDVLATRLGLRPWPKVRIKTMNAGLLAGKKIHWRIDRTLPHSVFYKRKLEQYGQSADLCVTSQLLAVLPEEREQLEVVIMGNSSLPELADLPQNILCLTPRKLIAGVGCRKGTPAALVMSALDMACRMIGWDRSFIDELASTIVKKHEAGIIYAGDSLVRPVKFYDNEKMAQMIEAHQLEESAFVKKHIGIGNVCEAAAYCSAGERGGRLALRKTNFEKVTVALLWEK, encoded by the coding sequence ATGCGATTAGCTTGTATGGCGCTCACCGAGCAGGGCTTGCAGCTGGCACAGACCATCCGTCAGTGTCTGGATCAGTATGTGGATATCTATGTCAGCGAAAAACTGGCACCGGATGATGCAAGCAAAAAGAAACTGCAGGTATATACCTTCCATAAGCTTAGCGAAGCAGTGGAGAATAATTTCACTGCTTATGAAGGTCTGATCTTTGTCATGGCCACGGGCATCGTGGTACGTACTTTGGCACCGCTGCTCAAGGATAAGTTGACTGATCCTGCGGTGGTGGTGTTTGACGAACAGGGCAAGCATGGCATCAGCCTGCTGTCCGGTCATGTGGGCGGGGCTAATGAACTTACCCGTCAGCTTTGCCAGGCCATTGGTGCTGGCCCGGTGATCACCACGGCTACAGATGTCAATGAACTGCTGGCGCCGGATGTGCTGGCGACAAGATTAGGCTTGCGTCCCTGGCCGAAGGTGCGGATCAAGACCATGAATGCTGGCTTGCTGGCAGGTAAAAAAATCCACTGGCGCATCGACCGTACCCTGCCCCATAGTGTGTTCTATAAGCGTAAATTGGAGCAGTATGGACAGTCAGCCGATTTATGTGTGACTAGTCAGCTGTTGGCAGTGCTTCCCGAGGAAAGGGAGCAGCTGGAAGTGGTCATCATGGGGAACAGCAGCTTGCCGGAACTGGCAGATCTGCCCCAAAACATCCTCTGTTTGACGCCGCGCAAGCTGATTGCCGGTGTGGGCTGCCGCAAGGGAACGCCCGCGGCGCTGGTGATGTCGGCTCTCGATATGGCCTGCCGCATGATTGGCTGGGATCGCTCCTTTATTGACGAACTGGCCAGCACCATTGTGAAGAAACATGAAGCGGGGATTATTTACGCCGGGGACAGCCTCGTGCGCCCGGTGAAGTTTTATGATAATGAAAAGATGGCTCAAATGATTGAGGCACATCAGCTGGAAGAATCGGCCTTTGTCAAGAAACATATCGGCATTGGCAATGTATGTGAGGCGGCAGCCTATTGCTCCGCAGGTGAGCGGGGCGGCAGACTGGCGCTTAGAAAAACGAATTTTGAAAAGGTAACGGTGGCATTACTATGGGAAAAATAA
- the cobJ gene encoding precorrin-3B C(17)-methyltransferase produces the protein MGKITVVGIGPGSLLDMTPRARQAIESAEVIAGYNTYIKLIEELLGDRKVIGTAMMQEIDRCRMAVDEAAAGHDTVVVSSGDAGVYGMAGLVLELVLQQPEDKRPEFGGVIAGVSAVNAAASVLGAPLMHDFAVISLSDLLTPWETIEKRIEMAAQGDFVTALYNPKSKKRVENIERVREIMLKCRRADTPVGIVTAASRDGEGKIISTLEDFTKEEINMFSLVIIGNSMTYVKDGYMITPRGYGNKEPGL, from the coding sequence ATGGGAAAAATAACAGTAGTAGGCATTGGCCCGGGCAGTCTGCTGGACATGACGCCCCGGGCGCGGCAGGCCATTGAGTCTGCAGAAGTGATTGCCGGTTATAATACCTATATCAAGTTGATTGAAGAACTATTGGGTGACCGCAAGGTCATCGGTACGGCCATGATGCAGGAAATCGATCGCTGCCGTATGGCTGTGGATGAAGCAGCTGCCGGTCATGATACGGTGGTGGTATCCAGCGGCGATGCCGGGGTTTACGGCATGGCCGGCCTGGTGTTGGAACTTGTTCTGCAGCAGCCGGAAGACAAGCGTCCGGAATTCGGCGGCGTGATTGCCGGGGTTTCGGCAGTCAATGCGGCCGCTTCGGTGCTGGGCGCGCCATTGATGCATGACTTTGCTGTGATCAGCCTGTCGGATCTGCTGACGCCCTGGGAAACCATCGAGAAGCGTATCGAGATGGCGGCGCAGGGGGATTTTGTCACGGCCCTCTATAATCCCAAGAGCAAGAAGCGCGTTGAGAATATCGAGCGCGTGCGGGAGATCATGCTGAAATGCCGCAGGGCGGATACGCCTGTGGGCATTGTGACTGCCGCCAGCCGTGATGGTGAAGGCAAGATCATTTCCACGCTGGAAGACTTCACCAAGGAAGAGATCAATATGTTCTCGCTGGTCATCATCGGCAACTCCATGACCTATGTGAAGGACGGCTATATGATTACGCCCCGTGGCTATGGCAATAAGGAGCCAGGTTTATGA
- the cobK gene encoding precorrin-6A reductase translates to MIFVVAGTQDGREIAKMLLEKGYDVAASVVSRYGGELLAHACGQKCLINDKPLDEAALQAYMQEHDISLLVDASHPYAANVSANAIKACAALDIPYIRYERDLAELTYDKIAVVHSYEEAAQAAANLGRKIFLTTGSRNLEKFVQSPALQECELTARVLPTAEVIDLCEKAGLDAGHIVALQGPFSKALNVELFRKYEAEVIITKNSGTIGGTDTKFAAAAELGLPIVLINRPKLAYPRLTHTYAEILDFAQECYRK, encoded by the coding sequence ATGATTTTTGTCGTGGCAGGGACGCAGGACGGCAGGGAAATCGCCAAAATGCTTTTGGAAAAAGGCTATGATGTGGCGGCTTCGGTGGTGAGCCGTTATGGTGGGGAACTGTTGGCCCATGCCTGCGGGCAGAAGTGTCTGATCAACGATAAGCCTCTGGATGAGGCGGCCTTGCAGGCCTATATGCAGGAACATGATATTTCCCTGCTGGTGGATGCCAGTCATCCCTATGCGGCCAATGTTAGTGCCAATGCCATCAAGGCCTGCGCAGCTTTGGATATTCCTTATATCCGCTATGAGCGCGACCTGGCGGAATTGACCTATGATAAGATCGCTGTGGTGCACAGCTACGAAGAAGCAGCTCAGGCCGCAGCCAACCTGGGCAGAAAGATTTTCCTGACTACGGGCAGCCGTAATCTGGAAAAATTTGTCCAGAGCCCTGCCCTGCAGGAATGTGAACTGACGGCCCGAGTCCTGCCTACGGCGGAAGTCATTGATCTGTGCGAAAAAGCAGGCCTCGATGCCGGTCATATTGTGGCGCTGCAGGGCCCCTTTTCTAAGGCGCTCAATGTGGAATTGTTCCGTAAATATGAGGCCGAGGTCATCATTACCAAGAACAGCGGCACGATTGGTGGCACGGATACGAAGTTTGCTGCAGCTGCCGAACTGGGCCTGCCTATTGTGTTGATTAACCGTCCCAAGTTGGCATATCCGCGTTTGACACACACGTATGCAGAGATTCTGGACTTTGCGCAAGAATGTTATCGTAAATAA
- a CDS encoding RrF2 family transcriptional regulator — MKISTKGRYSVTALYELARHYGEGPVSLKSVAQSQGLSENYLEQLMVPLRRGGLVQSIRGAQGGYMLAKSPTEITIGAIITTVEGPIAVVDCLLAEAGAAEQKCAKACGCVTRGVWEQVCDSISQVLENITLQTLLDNAKGKENIGCAVS, encoded by the coding sequence ATGAAAATCTCAACCAAGGGCAGATATAGTGTGACGGCGCTTTATGAATTGGCCCGTCACTATGGTGAAGGCCCGGTGTCGTTAAAGAGTGTGGCGCAGAGTCAGGGGCTGTCGGAAAATTATCTGGAACAGCTTATGGTTCCTCTGCGGCGGGGCGGCCTTGTGCAGAGTATCCGCGGGGCGCAGGGCGGTTATATGCTGGCTAAGAGTCCGACGGAAATCACCATTGGGGCGATTATCACCACGGTGGAAGGCCCCATTGCGGTGGTGGATTGTCTTTTGGCTGAAGCCGGGGCCGCGGAGCAGAAATGTGCCAAGGCCTGCGGCTGTGTGACCAGAGGTGTTTGGGAGCAGGTATGCGACAGCATCAGTCAGGTGTTGGAAAACATTACGCTGCAGACATTGCTGGACAATGCTAAAGGAAAAGAGAATATTGGCTGCGCCGTCAGTTGA
- a CDS encoding helix-turn-helix domain-containing protein, producing MIGDMLRSERERQNLTIQDIAKGTSIRALYIEAIENGEYDKLPGKVYAKGFIRNYANFLKMDADAIVHRFMEENHPEDVAAAEEAKQQLAEAEVQNKEEVKQKLAMGSEYQEKVSSPSNRSNNLLIALIVLLVAGGAYYLFAMDDSNAPKQPTKAVTQTAKAPASAEKKAEEPKEAQPVKTDGVELVAKFTDKCWTQVVADGKTVYEGTMESGKTETWKGKDKVVITAGNAGAVEMKVNGKDMGKAGNVGQVVEKTFTADGQAADAAAADKKDSK from the coding sequence ATGATAGGAGACATGTTACGTTCCGAACGAGAACGTCAGAATCTGACAATTCAGGACATTGCAAAGGGCACCAGCATTCGCGCCCTTTATATAGAGGCCATTGAAAATGGCGAGTACGACAAGCTGCCGGGGAAGGTATATGCCAAGGGCTTTATCCGCAACTATGCCAATTTCCTGAAGATGGATGCCGATGCCATCGTGCACCGGTTCATGGAGGAGAATCATCCGGAGGATGTGGCCGCAGCGGAAGAGGCAAAACAGCAGTTGGCTGAGGCCGAGGTGCAGAATAAGGAAGAAGTGAAACAGAAGCTGGCTATGGGCAGTGAATACCAGGAGAAGGTTTCCTCGCCCAGCAATCGTTCCAACAATCTGCTGATTGCACTGATTGTGCTGCTGGTAGCAGGCGGGGCTTATTATCTCTTTGCCATGGATGACAGCAATGCACCCAAGCAGCCGACCAAGGCTGTAACCCAGACGGCCAAGGCACCAGCCAGTGCGGAGAAAAAGGCGGAGGAGCCGAAGGAAGCACAGCCGGTCAAGACGGATGGTGTTGAACTCGTGGCCAAGTTTACGGATAAATGCTGGACGCAGGTTGTCGCTGACGGCAAGACTGTTTACGAAGGCACGATGGAATCCGGTAAGACGGAGACCTGGAAGGGCAAGGATAAAGTGGTGATCACCGCTGGCAACGCCGGTGCTGTGGAGATGAAGGTTAACGGCAAGGATATGGGCAAGGCTGGCAACGTCGGACAGGTTGTGGAAAAGACGTTCACAGCGGATGGTCAGGCTGCTGATGCTGCAGCTGCCGATAAGAAGGATAGCAAGTAA
- a CDS encoding YgiQ family radical SAM protein codes for MKEFLPISKQDMEERGWEQLDFVFVSGDAYVDHPSFGPAILCRLLEKHGYKVGIIPQPDWHSTRDFDRLGKPRLGFLVSAGNMDSLLNKFTAAKKMRHQDAYSPGGKSGYRPERATIVYCNRLRELYPDVPIIIGGIEASLRRLAHYDYWSNAVRRSILVDSGADMLIFGMGERALLEVAADLQQGVEIGNIQDVQGTCYKVPNMDYVWDHLPLPSYQEVSTDKRKFAESFKLEYLEQDAFRGRKLAQQNDEWCVVQNPPAKPLNEEQMDEIYDLPYMRTWHPIYDKDGGVPAIAEVQFSLASQRGCFGGCNFCAIISHEGRIIQRRSHRSLIREAKILTQQKGFKGYIHDVGGPTANFRRTSCDDQLLRGTCRGKPCLSPIPCQNLVADHSDYIKLLRELRAIPGVKKVFVRSGVRFDYLLLAKDEFLQELCEHHISGQLKIAPEHITDRVTRMMGKSNRKVYERFVDKFTAMNKKLGKKQYLVPYFMSSHPGSHLEDAIELAEFIRDKGYHPQQVQDFIPTPGTLSTCMWYTGIDPLTGEAVYSAKSPEDKLMQRALMQYWLPKNQAIVRKALTIAGRTDLIGFDKKCLVRPAGNDRSKTDKSRSDKSKTDRSRSTNQRSNRPKNKVIKKVRR; via the coding sequence ATGAAGGAATTTTTGCCAATCAGCAAACAGGATATGGAAGAGCGGGGCTGGGAACAGCTGGACTTTGTGTTTGTGTCCGGGGATGCCTATGTGGATCATCCCAGCTTTGGCCCGGCCATTCTTTGCCGTTTGCTCGAGAAGCATGGCTATAAAGTAGGAATCATTCCCCAGCCGGACTGGCATTCTACCAGGGATTTTGACCGCCTGGGAAAACCACGGCTGGGTTTTCTTGTCTCTGCAGGGAATATGGATTCCCTGCTCAACAAGTTCACGGCGGCCAAGAAGATGCGTCATCAGGATGCCTATTCGCCGGGGGGAAAATCCGGTTACCGTCCTGAACGGGCCACCATTGTCTACTGCAACCGTCTGCGGGAGCTCTATCCCGATGTGCCCATCATCATCGGCGGCATCGAGGCCAGCCTGCGGCGTTTGGCTCATTACGATTACTGGTCCAATGCCGTGCGCCGTTCCATTTTGGTGGACAGCGGCGCCGATATGCTGATCTTCGGCATGGGCGAGCGGGCGCTGCTGGAAGTGGCCGCAGATCTGCAGCAGGGCGTGGAAATCGGCAATATTCAGGATGTGCAGGGTACCTGCTATAAGGTGCCCAATATGGACTATGTCTGGGATCATCTGCCCTTGCCTTCTTATCAGGAAGTGTCCACGGATAAGCGTAAGTTTGCGGAGTCTTTCAAGCTGGAGTATCTGGAACAGGATGCCTTCCGCGGGCGCAAGCTGGCCCAGCAGAATGACGAGTGGTGCGTGGTGCAGAACCCGCCGGCCAAGCCGTTGAATGAAGAGCAGATGGATGAGATTTACGATTTGCCCTATATGCGCACCTGGCATCCCATCTACGACAAGGATGGCGGCGTGCCGGCTATTGCCGAGGTGCAGTTCAGCCTGGCCAGCCAGCGGGGCTGTTTCGGCGGCTGCAACTTCTGCGCCATTATATCCCATGAGGGGCGGATCATCCAGCGGCGCAGCCATAGGTCATTGATTCGTGAAGCGAAGATCCTCACCCAGCAAAAGGGCTTCAAGGGTTATATCCATGATGTGGGCGGTCCTACGGCTAATTTCCGCCGTACCAGCTGCGATGATCAGCTATTGCGTGGTACCTGCCGGGGCAAGCCCTGCCTGTCCCCAATTCCGTGTCAGAATCTCGTGGCTGACCATAGCGACTATATCAAGCTGCTGCGGGAACTGCGGGCGATTCCGGGGGTAAAGAAGGTCTTTGTGCGCTCCGGTGTGCGTTTTGACTATCTGCTGCTGGCCAAAGATGAATTCTTGCAAGAACTCTGTGAACATCATATCAGCGGCCAGCTCAAGATTGCCCCGGAGCATATTACCGACCGGGTAACCCGCATGATGGGCAAGAGCAACCGCAAGGTCTATGAACGTTTTGTGGATAAGTTCACGGCCATGAACAAGAAATTGGGCAAGAAGCAGTATCTGGTGCCCTATTTCATGTCCAGCCATCCCGGTTCCCACCTGGAAGATGCCATTGAACTGGCGGAGTTCATTCGGGACAAGGGCTATCATCCCCAGCAGGTGCAGGATTTCATCCCCACACCGGGAACTCTTTCCACCTGCATGTGGTATACGGGGATTGATCCCTTGACGGGAGAAGCTGTGTATTCGGCTAAATCCCCGGAGGACAAGTTGATGCAGCGGGCTTTGATGCAGTATTGGCTGCCGAAGAATCAGGCCATTGTGCGCAAGGCCCTGACCATTGCCGGGCGTACGGATCTGATTGGCTTTGACAAGAAATGTCTGGTCAGACCGGCTGGCAATGATAGGTCAAAAACTGACAAGTCAAGGTCTGACAAGTCAAAAACTGACCGGTCAAGATCGACCAATCAGCGGTCAAACAGGCCGAAAAATAAAGTGATAAAGAAGGTGCGGCGATGA
- the nrdR gene encoding transcriptional regulator NrdR has protein sequence MKCPYCKENDSRVIDSRSADDGATIRRRRECTSCGRRFTTYEVVEKQPLMVIKNDGRREVFKRDKILNGIIRACDKRDISLERITNLANEIERDIRNSMEQEVSTAEIGKLVMSKLKNFDEVAYIRFASVYRKFADISSFMEELQELQAHKQAAEKE, from the coding sequence ATGAAATGCCCATATTGTAAAGAAAACGACAGTCGAGTAATAGATTCCAGATCAGCAGACGATGGGGCAACCATCCGCCGCCGCCGGGAGTGCACCTCCTGCGGCCGCCGTTTCACCACCTATGAAGTGGTGGAAAAGCAGCCGTTGATGGTCATCAAGAATGATGGCCGCCGGGAGGTCTTCAAGCGGGACAAGATACTGAATGGTATCATCCGTGCCTGCGACAAGCGGGATATTTCCTTGGAGAGAATTACGAATCTGGCCAATGAAATCGAGCGGGATATCCGCAACAGCATGGAACAGGAAGTCAGCACGGCTGAAATAGGCAAGCTGGTCATGAGCAAACTCAAGAATTTCGACGAGGTGGCCTATATCCGCTTCGCTTCGGTTTACCGGAAGTTTGCGGACATCAGCAGCTTCATGGAGGAGCTGCAGGAGCTGCAGGCCCATAAGCAGGCAGCGGAAAAAGAGTAA